Part of the Methanobacterium paludis genome is shown below.
ATGGAAAGGTTGCAGCAGTAGCTGGAGCTGGAAGCAACTCATCAAAAGAAGCACTAGGCCTTGTAAAACATGCTGAAGACGCAGGAGCAGATGCCGCCCTCGTAATAACACCTTACTACAACAAACCACAGCAACACGGACTTTACGAACATTACAAATTACTTTCAGACTCCACAAACATTCCAATAATAGTTTACAACGTACCATCAAGAACAGGAACGGACATTGATGTGGAAACAATTGGTAAAGTAGCCCAGCTTGACGGTGTAGTTGCAATAAAAGAGGCAAATCCTGACCTTGACAAAGTGTCTCAAACCATCAAAAAGCTCCAGGACACAGAATGTAAAAACTTCAGGGTATTATCTGGAAACGATAACCTGACTCTTCCAATGCTAGCACTTGGAGCCAAAGGAGTTATAAGCGTTGTTGCCAATGTGGATCCGGCCAGAATGAGCAGGATGGTTAATGCAGCCATTGAAGGAGATTTTGAAACAGCTGGAAAACTTCATTACGAACTTTTTGACCTAATGAAAGTCTTATTTATTGAATCAAATCCTGTTCCCACTAAGGAAGCCCTTAACATGATGGGAAGACCAGCAGGTCATGTTAGAATGCCACTTGCACCTTTGAAAGAGGAGAGCAAGGTAAAGCTTACGAAGGTCTTAAAGGACCTTGAACTGATTTAAATGGTTTAATATTTATTTAGATCATATCTTAGTTTTTAATTAAATTTTAAAACCTTTAAATCATATAACAAAAATATTAATTTTAATTCCTTAATTTTTTCATGATTTTTTTTAATTATTACGAAACGGAGATGGAATAAAATGATCGATGTGGCTGTAACAGGTGCATGCGGAAGAATGGGTTCTAAGATAATAAAAACAATCCTCCAACAGGAAGATATGAACGTTGTAGCAGCAATAGAAGCTCCAAACTCATCCATGGAAGGTAAAGATGTGGGGGAACTGATTGGAATTGGAGAAATCGGTGTTGAGGTGACAGGCGCGGAAAAACTCAAACAAACGCTTGAAACCAAAAAACCAGATGTTTTAGTTGATTTTACCATTGCCAAAGCTGCTATCGGCACTATAAAAACATGTGCAGAGTGCGGTGTTAATCTGGTGGTGGGTACAACAGGATTTACAGACGAACAGATGGCAGAAATAAGGGCTGCAGTAGCAGCAAACAACATAAAAGCAGTTATTGCTCCAAATATGGCAGTAGGTGTTAATGTTTTCTTCAAAGTTATAAAAGACCTTGCAAAAATCCTTGGAGACTACGATGTGGAGATCATCGAAGCTCATCATAAGCACAAGAAAGACGCACCATCAGGAACAGCTGTAAGGGCCGCTGAGATCATAGCAGAACAATTAAACCGCAACCTTGATGAAGTGGGAGTCTACGGCAGAAAAGGAATAGTTGGTGAGAGGAAAGCTGATGAAATAGGAATACACGCTGTTCGTGGAGGCGACATTGTCGGAGATCACACTGTGCTATTTGCAGGTGAAGGAGAACGCATTGAGATTGTGCACAGAGCTCAAAGTAGACAGTCGTTTGTAACTGGTGTGATGAAAGCTCTTCGATATGTTTTAACTGGTGAAGAAGGTAAAATCAGCGATATGAGTGATGTTCTTGGGTTAAATTAATGAGCATCATTTTTAATATTTTTTATATTTTATGAAATTATCTTTAAAGTTTTAAGGGTGGATATATGTTGTTCGGGCGTGATGAATCGCATGATGAATCTATTCAGCAGGTTACAACTTTCCATCCTACATTTCTCAAGGAAGATAGGTCCTACCTTCGGCAGATTCATAAAGTTGTAAGCGCCGCAGAAAACTCAATATGCATGATCTATCCTTGGATAGGTCTTGGAGAAGAACTTGTTATCCCATTTGAAAATGCAATTTCAAACAATCCTGATGTAAAACTGTACCTTATCACACGACTTTTAAAGGGGGATGTTTTCAGGCATTTACATCAACTGGAAGATGTTGAGCAGTGGAGGAGAATTTTTAAAGATAATATGTCTGTGAAGTACAACAACAACGTTCATGCAAAGATGATAATTGTTGATGACGTTGCTGCACTTGTTGGGTCATCAAACCTCACAGGAACAGGTCTTGGATCTC
Proteins encoded:
- the dapA gene encoding 4-hydroxy-tetrahydrodipicolinate synthase, which encodes MKLEGTIVAMVTPFNKDDGVDETGMRENINYLIDGGVDGILAAGTTGESATITHDEQKKMIDILVDEVNGKVAAVAGAGSNSSKEALGLVKHAEDAGADAALVITPYYNKPQQHGLYEHYKLLSDSTNIPIIVYNVPSRTGTDIDVETIGKVAQLDGVVAIKEANPDLDKVSQTIKKLQDTECKNFRVLSGNDNLTLPMLALGAKGVISVVANVDPARMSRMVNAAIEGDFETAGKLHYELFDLMKVLFIESNPVPTKEALNMMGRPAGHVRMPLAPLKEESKVKLTKVLKDLELI
- the dapB gene encoding 4-hydroxy-tetrahydrodipicolinate reductase — its product is MIDVAVTGACGRMGSKIIKTILQQEDMNVVAAIEAPNSSMEGKDVGELIGIGEIGVEVTGAEKLKQTLETKKPDVLVDFTIAKAAIGTIKTCAECGVNLVVGTTGFTDEQMAEIRAAVAANNIKAVIAPNMAVGVNVFFKVIKDLAKILGDYDVEIIEAHHKHKKDAPSGTAVRAAEIIAEQLNRNLDEVGVYGRKGIVGERKADEIGIHAVRGGDIVGDHTVLFAGEGERIEIVHRAQSRQSFVTGVMKALRYVLTGEEGKISDMSDVLGLN